The Candidatus Alcyoniella australis genome includes a region encoding these proteins:
- a CDS encoding PIG-L deacetylase family protein, with product MSKTILLLTAHADDCEFFAGGTIAKLIAQGARVVEIIATDNARGSFDLDSGTLVSQSRNVEAQNAAKVMGKAEVRFLEYPDGFLGDTPVNELREIYFRAIRELRPDVVFSFDPYEPFEPHPDHRKVAWAASEALAFSNMPLFHPEHREQGLEPHVVPERYFFAKSPTRSNTVVDIGDFIDKKIEALCAHDSQMKAMIDDLKMSLLATGRFAQVLPLLDRDNYRPALETFIRAWAGKVGERIGVDAAEEFRIERCDELFDGLID from the coding sequence ATGAGCAAGACGATATTACTTCTTACAGCCCACGCCGACGACTGCGAGTTCTTCGCCGGCGGAACCATCGCCAAGCTGATTGCCCAGGGGGCTCGCGTGGTGGAGATCATCGCCACGGACAACGCGCGCGGCAGCTTCGACCTGGACTCGGGGACGCTGGTTTCCCAAAGCCGCAACGTCGAGGCCCAAAACGCTGCCAAGGTGATGGGCAAGGCCGAAGTGCGCTTCCTGGAATACCCCGACGGGTTCCTGGGCGATACGCCGGTCAACGAGCTGCGCGAGATCTACTTCCGCGCGATCCGCGAGCTGCGGCCGGACGTGGTATTCAGCTTCGATCCCTACGAGCCGTTCGAGCCGCACCCGGACCACCGGAAGGTCGCCTGGGCCGCCAGCGAGGCCCTGGCGTTCTCCAACATGCCGCTGTTTCATCCCGAGCACCGCGAACAGGGGCTCGAGCCGCACGTGGTGCCCGAGCGCTACTTCTTCGCCAAGTCGCCGACCCGCTCCAACACGGTGGTCGACATCGGCGATTTTATCGACAAGAAGATCGAGGCGCTGTGCGCCCACGACTCGCAGATGAAGGCGATGATCGACGACCTGAAGATGTCGCTGCTTGCCACCGGCCGCTTTGCGCAGGTGCTGCCGCTGCTGGACCGCGACAATTACCGACCGGCGCTGGAAACCTTCATCCGCGCCTGGGCCGGTAAGGTCGGCGAGCGGATCGGCGTGGACGCGGCCGAGGAGTTCCGCATTGAGCGTTGCGACGAGCTGTTCGACGGCCTGATCGACTAA
- a CDS encoding Mut7-C RNAse domain-containing protein, whose amino-acid sequence MRPDPLERFALDGHLGALARLLRTLGYDAAWRHPIDDCELIELAYAENRMLLTRDTRLVQRRGLGPHLLIEHNEPERQLVSLVRCLGLRPDPQRWFSRCLRCNLALECIGRETAAPCVPPYVLQTQDQFTRCPGCRRVYWPGSHGQRMRRRLRELLSEAENDAQG is encoded by the coding sequence ATGCGGCCGGACCCGCTTGAACGCTTTGCCCTCGACGGGCACTTGGGCGCCCTGGCGCGCCTGCTGCGCACCCTGGGCTACGACGCGGCCTGGCGCCACCCGATCGACGATTGCGAGCTGATCGAGCTGGCGTACGCCGAGAATCGAATGCTGCTGACGCGCGACACGCGGCTGGTGCAACGGCGCGGCCTGGGTCCGCATTTGCTGATCGAACACAACGAGCCCGAGCGACAGCTCGTCAGCCTGGTGCGCTGCTTGGGATTACGGCCCGACCCGCAACGTTGGTTCAGCCGCTGCCTGCGCTGCAACCTGGCGTTGGAGTGCATCGGCCGCGAGACGGCCGCGCCCTGCGTACCGCCCTATGTTTTACAGACCCAGGACCAGTTCACGCGCTGCCCGGGCTGCCGCCGGGTCTACTGGCCGGGCAGCCACGGCCAGCGCATGCGCCGACGGCTGCGAGAGCTGCTGAG